The genomic DNA GAGCTTACTTGCCAGGATAGAGAAAACACTGGAGTTAAAAAGAATAAACGGCAGGGCTAAAATCAAATCAAGCCAGCTGACTTTAGAAAATGTAAAAATTGAGACTGCTGATTCTAAATTTGAATTGCTGAGCGGGACACTTGATATGAAACCGCTTTCTTTTTCGATTACTCTGAAGGGAGACCCTTTTTATCTGGCTGACATAACAAAAATAAGCGGTATAGGCCTGGATGGAAAACTGAATTTGGAAGGAAGTCTTGAAGGAAACCTGAAAAGGATAAAAGGGAATTTAGTCTTAGAAGGAACTATGTTTAAAGAGGAGTTAAGCGGGCTGAAAACCAACTTTCTTTTTGAAAAGAAGAAGTTCACCTTTTATTCAATTCAGGGTAGGGCTTTCCGGTCTCCGGTCCAGCTAAAAGGGGAGCTGAATTTGGAAGAAAAACCGGAAAGCTATATGCTTGAAGGAAAAGTCAAGGATTTAGATCTTGCCAATATCGTTGCCACTTCTTTGCATAGCGATCTTTCAGGTAACCTGAAGATGCAGGGGACGGGCCTGGACGAAAAAAGCTTTCTATTAAATTTCAACCTGGAGTTAGAGCCGGGGAAGTTTGATATGTACAGTTTCTCCAAGGTTGTGGGGAATCTCACGGTTAATCTAAATGAGGCGCAGTTCGGCAAAGATTTCAAGCTCTGGTATAAAGATACTGAGGTTACAGGTGAGGGAAGGGTTGGGTTTACTGATTCGCTCAACCTGCAGGGACAGGCAATATTCAGAGACCTGAGTAACTTCAACGGTCAAACATTCGTCCAGGAAATGGGAGGAAGAGGGGAATTCCAGTTCAAAGCCAGAGGTCCAGTTACAGATTTTTCGCTTGAGGGTAGATTTGAGTCTGACTCGATCTGGGGGTACAAGCTCTTTAGTTCCGATCTGAAATCTGACGTTAAGATAGACAAATTCATCAGCCGAAAGGGAGGAATCATACGTTCTCTGCTTTTAAACGGAACAGCCTGGAGCATCCCCTATGACTCGCTTTCCTCTACTATTTTTCTGGAGGGTGATTCGATCAGGATAGATACTACCAGGATGATGAATAACTCTCTTTCCTTAGTCTTCTTTGGAAACCTTGATATATCGAAGTTTCCCCAGAACCTGACACTTGAGCAGATAGTTCTTGACTACCGGGGCAATAAGATTGAATCGCAAATCCCGGCTAAGATTGAGCTGGATAAAGATGAGGTCAGGTTTGCTCAGAACAACTTCACGGTCAACGAGGGAAGCTTCACCGTTTCCGGAAAGATGGACTATGAGGAGAGAATGGATTTAAAAGTGGATTTGAAAAATATTTCGATTCTGCCCTGGGAGAGATTTCTATTACCTGATAGAAGGATTGAAGGTAAAACAGATGCAGGCCTGCAGATCAGAGGAGATTTTAAGAATCCGGAATTAGTGCTCGATATCCAGATTACAGATTGTAATTATGAAGGTGTAGTTTTAGGGAACCTGAGCGGGAACCTGTCATACAAAGATCGGCTGCTAAATCTTGATAAGCTTTCTCTTGTCAGTCCGGACGGAAGCTATAGCCTCGCAGGCTCATTGCCCCTGGACCTTTCATTTTACCCGGTTCCAGAAAGGTTGTTAAACCAACCCCAGAACATGATTTTCAAAGGAGAAGGAAACAGATTCAGCCTGGTTCATCTCTTTATTCCGGACGTCGAGTATCTTCAAGGGGTGTTCAAAGGAGAAGTCAACCTCACCGGGACTCCGCTTCACCCGGAATTGAGAGGTAATTTAGAGCTTTCTCAGGGCATCTTGAAACTTGTTCCCCTGCAGAACCCGATCACCGAAATGATAGCCAGGATAAGGATGGAAAACGAGAACCTGTTTTTCGACGAGGTTCGGGGTTTTGCTTCGCAGGAGGCAACTACGGACAACCCTTTGAAGAAAATCTGGCATTTTATTTTTCCAAAAAAGAAAGTCAAAGGGGAAGTTTTCCTCTACGGGAAAATAAACTTAGGAGACATCAAAGAGCCAAAGTATGATCTAACCCTGGTGGGGAGGAACCTGCCATTGAGCTATGAGTATGCTGACTTCACTGCCACTACTGATTTCAACTTAGAAATCGCAGGGGCTCTGCCACCCCTGGTCTCGGGCAATATATATTTTACTCAACTTTCCTTCAAAGACCCTTTTACCAGCTTGATGCAGACTGAAGCTGGACCCTCGATTCCGAATGAGAATTTGTGGGACCTCAGGCTCAATCTTTCCGGGGATAATAACCTCTGGGTATTAAACCAGGACATGCAGGCAGAGTTTAAAGGTGAAGTCCTCTTATCTCGAGAAAGCGGAGATTTACGAATGTTAGGCGGCATGGAGACGATCCGCGGCAAAGACTTCATTTATGGAACGACTTTCAACATTGAGAAAGGTAACGTTGTTTTTGACAATATCGAGAAAATCGACCCTAAATTAGATTTCTTAGTTTCATCCTCTTTAGCTGGCTCAGCTTTAGTTACCACAGATTCTGTTACCAAAGGAGCTCAAGAGATAGAGCTGGCGATTACCGGAACCCTATCTGCACCGGAAATACAACCGGCAGCAGGTTCTCCTTATTCTAAGGAACAGATAGCTGAGCTTTTAGCTTTTCACCAGAACCTCTCCACAACTGGAGCAGGAGGAGGCAGCCTTTTCCAGAGCAGACTGGTGGGCAGTCTGGGTGAGGCATACGCTAACCGTTTTCTGGGAAATTTGGCTGCGCGCAGTATCGGTGTTGAAACTTTTGAAATTAAACCCCTTGAACCCGGAAGGTTCAGTCTATTGGAGTCAGAAGTGACCGTAGGGAAATACATTTCCAACAAGTTATACTTGCGCTATACCCGCAGGCTCTCACAGTCTACCGGGCAGGAGGCCGGGGTGGAATACCGTCTGGGCAAGCGTTTCTACTTTGAGGGCTCCCGGGATAAATTGGGACTCTTTCATCTGGGATTAAACCTTTAC from Candidatus Zixiibacteriota bacterium includes the following:
- a CDS encoding translocation/assembly module TamB domain-containing protein, which encodes MKKRYKIPLIFLCIIFCLILAVYLLITQTRFLETEVARYLSTLADRTTPVKIKIGKIHSFLWGEVIVENLQIEYAEKGYEYTLLDLKRLELDFSPADLLRKKWDFKGVRLYQPKIQIKQAQDGRLLIPFLKKGKGISEGVPNFSFPYILFKDGKVDWVSVKKSLELDSVNFTLSLNNDKEGVNLNLIGGSLLARIEKTLELKRINGRAKIKSSQLTLENVKIETADSKFELLSGTLDMKPLSFSITLKGDPFYLADITKISGIGLDGKLNLEGSLEGNLKRIKGNLVLEGTMFKEELSGLKTNFLFEKKKFTFYSIQGRAFRSPVQLKGELNLEEKPESYMLEGKVKDLDLANIVATSLHSDLSGNLKMQGTGLDEKSFLLNFNLELEPGKFDMYSFSKVVGNLTVNLNEAQFGKDFKLWYKDTEVTGEGRVGFTDSLNLQGQAIFRDLSNFNGQTFVQEMGGRGEFQFKARGPVTDFSLEGRFESDSIWGYKLFSSDLKSDVKIDKFISRKGGIIRSLLLNGTAWSIPYDSLSSTIFLEGDSIRIDTTRMMNNSLSLVFFGNLDISKFPQNLTLEQIVLDYRGNKIESQIPAKIELDKDEVRFAQNNFTVNEGSFTVSGKMDYEERMDLKVDLKNISILPWERFLLPDRRIEGKTDAGLQIRGDFKNPELVLDIQITDCNYEGVVLGNLSGNLSYKDRLLNLDKLSLVSPDGSYSLAGSLPLDLSFYPVPERLLNQPQNMIFKGEGNRFSLVHLFIPDVEYLQGVFKGEVNLTGTPLHPELRGNLELSQGILKLVPLQNPITEMIARIRMENENLFFDEVRGFASQEATTDNPLKKIWHFIFPKKKVKGEVFLYGKINLGDIKEPKYDLTLVGRNLPLSYEYADFTATTDFNLEIAGALPPLVSGNIYFTQLSFKDPFTSLMQTEAGPSIPNENLWDLRLNLSGDNNLWVLNQDMQAEFKGEVLLSRESGDLRMLGGMETIRGKDFIYGTTFNIEKGNVVFDNIEKIDPKLDFLVSSSLAGSALVTTDSVTKGAQEIELAITGTLSAPEIQPAAGSPYSKEQIAELLAFHQNLSTTGAGGGSLFQSRLVGSLGEAYANRFLGNLAARSIGVETFEIKPLEPGRFSLLESEVTVGKYISNKLYLRYTRRLSQSTGQEAGVEYRLGKRFYFEGSRDKLGLFHLGLNLYWEY